The following proteins come from a genomic window of Gemmatimonadota bacterium:
- a CDS encoding damage-inducible protein DinB, with protein MSEPHVISPDQLLEHWQGHRRLTRRVLEAFPEEQLWSFSVGGMRPFGALVMEMLMIGAPMLKGIVTGDWVGSSAEGQPTKAELLALWDADTATLDAFFPQIPLERFQEHRVAFGQYPGSVYYLLLYGIDNEIHHRAQGYVYLRALGIEPPPFFER; from the coding sequence ATGTCCGAACCCCACGTGATCTCCCCCGACCAGCTCCTTGAGCACTGGCAGGGGCACCGCCGCCTCACTCGCCGCGTCCTCGAGGCGTTTCCCGAGGAGCAGCTCTGGAGCTTCTCCGTCGGCGGCATGCGCCCCTTCGGCGCCCTGGTGATGGAGATGCTGATGATCGGCGCGCCGATGCTCAAGGGGATCGTCACCGGCGACTGGGTCGGATCGTCCGCCGAGGGGCAACCCACGAAGGCCGAACTGCTTGCCCTCTGGGACGCCGACACCGCCACCCTCGACGCCTTCTTCCCGCAGATCCCGCTTGAGCGCTTCCAGGAGCATCGGGTGGCCTTCGGTCAGTACCCTGGCTCGGTCTACTACCTGCTGCTCTACGGCATCGACAACGAGATCCACCACCGCGCGCAGGGCTACGTCTATCTCCGCGCCCTCGGGATCGAACCACCCCCGTTCTTCGAGCGCTGA
- a CDS encoding RsmD family RNA methyltransferase, which produces MRIVKGKFAGRHLTSPADQRVRPTKEVVRDALLTMLEPELKGIRVLDLFAGTGALGLEAISRGAKSCDFVEFRPASLHALKANVAALHLLDRTRIFKKDAVPWTAMLEADRYDLAFVDPPYESKVLDRILDMWRAKPFARLLAVEHATSHAIPNGSRRKVFGDCTVTIYKAANSEKRSANSEPTPA; this is translated from the coding sequence GTGCGCATCGTGAAGGGGAAATTCGCCGGTCGCCACCTGACCTCGCCGGCCGATCAGCGGGTCCGCCCCACCAAGGAGGTGGTGCGCGACGCGCTGCTCACGATGCTGGAACCCGAGTTGAAGGGGATCCGGGTGCTCGATCTCTTCGCGGGGACCGGTGCCTTGGGGCTCGAGGCCATCTCGCGTGGCGCCAAGAGCTGCGACTTCGTCGAGTTCCGCCCGGCGTCGTTGCACGCGCTCAAGGCCAACGTGGCGGCACTGCATCTCCTCGACCGCACCCGGATCTTCAAGAAGGACGCAGTACCCTGGACCGCGATGCTTGAGGCCGATCGCTACGACCTGGCCTTCGTCGACCCGCCGTACGAATCGAAGGTCCTCGACCGCATCCTCGACATGTGGCGCGCCAAGCCGTTCGCGCGGCTGCTGGCGGTGGAGCACGCCACGAGCCACGCGATCCCGAACGGGTCGCGGCGAAAAGTGTTTGGGGATTGCACGGTGACGATCTACAAAGCAGCGAACAGCGAAAAGCGATCGGCGAACAGCGAACCCACACCCGCCTAA
- a CDS encoding pyridoxal-phosphate dependent enzyme: MHTPHPFPYDSVLDTIGQTPLIRLGRVGRDLRTPVFGKAEYVNPGGSVKDRIGLAIIEAAERDGTLKPGGTVVEGTSGNTGVGLAIAAALKGYRCIFTMPDKMSQEKVRLLKAYGAEVVITPTAVPPDHPENYVMKAKQITHDTPGAILANQFYNQVNPEAHYATTGPEIWAQTGGKVTHVVAGAGTGGTVSGIAKYLKEQNPAIRIIAGDPVGSLYAGYHRTRSIGTDGAPYKVEGIGGDKAPTTVWWDLIDEFRQCSDRDAMAMARRLAREEGILVGGSAGVNVHLSLQLARELNDPTACIVTILCDTGERYLSKVFNDEWLQENQLLETVKPTVGDLLAKRGGSHPTLVQLAPSAQVRQAVNLMHTWDVSQIPVIEDGRCIGALNEGTLMTKALEQPTLLDRPVREVMEEPYPEVELSLPVDRLAPMLTRESPAALVRDGNALVGIVSRYDVLQLMIGR, encoded by the coding sequence ATGCATACACCCCATCCCTTCCCGTACGATTCCGTCCTCGACACCATCGGCCAGACCCCGCTGATTCGGCTGGGCCGGGTTGGTCGCGACCTCCGTACGCCCGTCTTCGGCAAGGCGGAGTACGTCAATCCGGGTGGTTCGGTGAAGGACCGGATCGGCCTCGCCATCATCGAGGCGGCGGAGCGCGACGGCACCCTCAAGCCGGGTGGGACGGTCGTCGAGGGGACCAGCGGCAACACCGGCGTCGGCCTCGCCATCGCGGCCGCGCTGAAGGGGTATCGCTGCATCTTCACGATGCCCGACAAGATGTCGCAGGAAAAGGTGCGGCTGCTCAAGGCGTATGGCGCCGAGGTGGTCATCACGCCGACGGCGGTGCCGCCCGATCATCCCGAGAACTACGTCATGAAGGCGAAGCAGATCACCCATGACACGCCGGGCGCGATCCTCGCCAACCAGTTCTACAACCAGGTCAATCCCGAGGCGCACTACGCCACCACCGGTCCGGAGATCTGGGCGCAGACTGGCGGCAAGGTGACGCACGTGGTGGCGGGCGCGGGAACGGGCGGCACGGTGAGCGGTATCGCCAAGTACCTGAAGGAACAGAACCCCGCGATCCGCATCATCGCCGGCGACCCGGTCGGCTCGCTCTACGCTGGCTACCATCGCACCCGCAGCATCGGCACCGACGGCGCGCCGTACAAGGTCGAGGGGATCGGTGGCGACAAGGCGCCGACGACGGTGTGGTGGGACCTGATCGATGAGTTCCGCCAGTGCAGCGACCGCGATGCGATGGCGATGGCGCGTCGCCTCGCGCGCGAGGAAGGCATCCTCGTCGGCGGGTCGGCGGGCGTGAACGTGCATCTCTCGCTGCAGTTGGCGCGCGAACTCAACGACCCGACGGCGTGCATCGTCACCATTCTCTGTGACACCGGCGAGCGCTACCTGAGCAAGGTGTTCAACGACGAATGGCTGCAGGAGAACCAGCTGCTCGAGACGGTGAAGCCGACCGTGGGCGACCTCCTCGCCAAGCGCGGCGGCTCCCATCCCACACTGGTGCAGCTCGCGCCGTCGGCGCAGGTACGCCAGGCGGTGAACCTGATGCACACCTGGGATGTCTCGCAGATTCCGGTGATCGAGGATGGTCGCTGCATTGGCGCGCTCAACGAGGGCACGCTGATGACGAAGGCCCTCGAGCAACCGACCCTGCTCGATCGTCCGGTGCGCGAAGTGATGGAGGAGCCCTACCCCGAGGTCGAGCTCTCGCTCCCGGTGGACCGGCTCGCGCCGATGCTCACGCGCGAATCACCGGCGGCGCTGGTCCGCGACGGCAACGCGCTGGTGGGCATTGTGAGTCGGTATGATGTGTTGCAGTTGATGATCGGGAGGTAG